The window CTGGCTGTTCTGGGGGAGCTTGTAATCTTGATGCCAAATACCACTGAAATTGACTTAAAAGTTCAAGTGATGGAGGGAATCAAAGAGTCATGAATAAGGAGCAAATCCATAAAAGTGGTAGTTTTTAGCACACAGCATTTCTTAAATGCAGACAAGTCACAGTAGAATACAAAGAATGAttaattcaaatatttatatCAAAGTGTTTATCAAGGCTATCAACGTACATATAATATTAAAGCCCAATACTAAAGTGTGAATTACTTGGTTAATTCGGTGTAGATGTCAAAACACAAATGGCTGTTACTATATTTGGGATGTGGGCTGTTCTGTAGGGCCTCTTGCCTTTTGCCAACCCTTGAAATGCCCTCTTGGAGGGAAGTCCACCAGGGTTTCCATTATGtttccaaaatgttttcctcatgtttccAAACTtgtggctgtttctggtgcCTATGTTCACATTCTGTCTCTCTGTTAGCGCATGCTATGCCATCATATATTCataggatcatctagttccaacccacatACTGTTGGCAGGGACAGTTttgcaatgctacaggcttggggaagagtggctggaaagctgcttggtggaaaaggacctgggctgctgaacatgagccagcttgtgtcCAGGCAGCCAAGGAGGACGACAGGATCCAggcctgtatcagaaacagcACAGCCGGCAGGGCCAGGacagtgatcatccccctgtactcagcactggtgaggtcacacctcaaatcctgtgctcagctccgGGTCcttcactgcaagagagacatggaggtgctggagcgggtccagaaaagggcaatggagctggtgaagggtctggagaataaatcttatgaggagcagctgagggagctgggggtgtttagtctggagaagaggaggctcaggggggaccttactgctctctataactacctgaaaggaggttgcacTGAGGTGGGCGTCAGTCTCCCAAGTTACaagtgaaaggacaagaggaagtggcctcaagctgcatcaggggaggtttagagcggatattaggaaaaatttttTCAGCAAGAGGCTGGTCAGgcattggcacaggctgcccagggcagtggtggaatctccgtccctggaagtgttcacaaaccgtgTGGATGAGGGCCtcagtgacatgatttagtggtggctttggcagtgctggggtaatggttgatgattttaaaggtcttttccaacctagttgattttatgattctatgacaccttccactagatcaggttatTCAAAGCTgtttccagcctggccttgaacaattccAGTGTGATGTGACATACGCAGCTTCTCTGACCACCGCTCCCACCCCCTCATGGTGGAAAGTTATTTCCTTGTGTCTGATCTAAACCTCCTCTCATTTTAAAACCGCTGCCCCTGTCCTGCCACGACAGCCGCTGGTAAACAGCCTCTCTCTGGTTAAGCCCTCCTTCAGGTCTCCCCAGTGCCTTCTCTTACCGTGCTGACCAACACCAGCTCCTCTCAGAGGAGGCATCTCAGCCCTCCCACCATTTTCGTGCCCCTCCTCTAACAGGCCCATACTTGTTGTGTGCTGGGGACCCCCGAGCCGGCCGCAGCACCCCTGCCGGGGTCTCACACGAGGAAAAGACCTCCAGAAACGCAACCACCGTTGCGCAGACCCCCATGGGCATCACTGTGCAGGTGCTACCTCCTACCCCCCACCTCCCGGCCCTTGCGGCTCCTCTGAGGGATCCTCCTCTGCCCTAAAGCTGTATTCCCTCTAGCGTGGTCCCAGGGGCCGGCGATCCCAGGTCGAGCTGTCTTTGTGGGAAGGCACCTGGCAGAAGGGGACCGCCATGGGGTGGTCAGACACCGCGGGCCCCCCACAACCCCTCCTCGCAGCCCCCACCGCGCTCCTCCGCTCCAGCAGGGGGCGAGAGCTGCCGTCACCGCCCCGCCGGGAGCCTCTCTGGCGCCGCACCGCTGTCGGGCCGAGCTTCAGCCATGGCAAAGATAGGCGCCAAGAGGGCCGTGTGAGCGGAGCTGGCCGGGCcgggttgggttgggttgggttgggccGGGccgtgctgtgctgtgctgtggtggggggaggccgagccgagccgagccgagccgggGGTTGTGGGTGCGGCTGTGGGGGTGCCGGTCGGTCTGTCGGTCACTGGAGTCATGTCGCCGTAGGTACCCGCTGTTCCAGCTGGGCGGCCCGCAGCTTCGGATCTTCCGGCCCAACTTCTTCATGCAGGCGGTGCGGCCCGGCGTGCCGCAGCCCGAGGATACCGTCCAGTTCCGCATCTCCATGGAGTGAGTGCGGGGACGGGGCACCGCATGGCTCCGGGCCTGCCGCGGAAAGGGCTGCCCTTGGGGTACAGAGGAACACACACCCTCCCCGCAGTGCCACCTGACGGGTACACTGCCCTTTGGGCTGCAGCTTGTCTTGGTAGGGGTGGGAAGATGAGATCCCCTTTGGGCCTGGGGAAGGGTCTTCTGCCTCAGAGAGAACTTTTAGAGAGTCTGGATTTACTGATTTAACTATGAGCTTTGCTTTGCTCCTCTTCCTGAGAGTTAATGGGGCTCAGCATTCCCAGGGGTGGGCTTAGGAAGAAGGAAGTGCTTACAAGAAGATACATAGGAAACAATGTGATGTCCAAGTATTTCTGAGGACTTTGTCTGCCTGACCAGTCTGGTTGCACACACTAAAATCCACAGCCCTGTGGCAGGTCTTGGAAAGATTGGAAACTGCTATTCAGGTTAAAAAGGAGTCTAGGGTCAAACAGTGAGAAAGGCTACCTATTCTTGCTGAATAAGGAATATATCTGGGATTTTGACTGTTGAGGCTACAGGGgataaaatatttgttattgTTACAGTTTATGGATAATGAATTGCTGTAGCAGTGTGTGATCTATGTTGAGTTTATACTTCTGTGCACTAGAGCTACCTTTCTTAAAAGGAgaatatgtatttattctgGAGTATTAACCACTCTGTAAATACTCTGGCtctgttgtattttatttaaatatttatacttttctgtcttttcccaaattatttttgcattgcCTAGAATGACGAGAATAGATGTCAAGAATTACCTTGAAAAAATATACAATGTGCCAGTAGCTGCTGTGAGGACCAGGATACAGTATGGTAAGTGCAGTTGAGTGGTGCAAAGGAATGGCCACAACATCCCTGCACAGCCAGAACAGACTTTTACTATCCAAAGATTCATTAGATCTCCACAAACTGTGGTTCCAGGTGCTTAGCTGGTGATGTCCATCAgtataattatttatttctccatttgAATGAAAATGCACTGTTTCATACTTGAATGCTTTGGTCAGATTATGACATaaatttagttaaaaaaaaatctgaattttagaAGGCTTGTTCATCTGACAGTTACCTAGCTTGTGCTGTATGCTTTTGTAGTTGATACTGTTTCTTCGTGAACACCAGTGGGTGTCTCACTTCAGAAGGAACTGCTTCATGTGTCTTAATAAAATCagtaattaaatttaatttcagccATAGCCTTAAAAAGAACCCCCAGACTGAGCTGAGATTATCTGGCATGCACACAGAGGAGGTGTTATGGTCTAACAAAAGGCAGTTTgtagagcaaagaaaaatattctgttagACCAGTAGATACTGTTATAAAAACATCTTGACAAACTTCCAGTTTTTCATCACTTGTCACCACATTTCTACTACAGACCTGTATACATCTACTCATGGTGTTGCCCTGTGCCACtcctacaaaaaaacccaaccgaaacaaacccacagcaaaaccaaacacagcaaaaccagcccaggataaaaaataaaaatattcctagTTTAAGTTATGCTGGACTCTGACTTGGAGGAGAGGGATCTAACTCTAACTGAAATAAGCTAAATTTTTGTAATGTCATCTTTACATATGAATGCTTCCATCTCCAGAGCTTCTCTGACTGCAGCTTGGATGCGGTGCAAAGTCAGGAATATacttttcatggtttttttttttactgtttgatCACCAGGCAGTGTGTGAATCAAATGGAGGGTGACTTGTTGGTGAGGGTATCTTTGatggctgtttttttctttattccatgCAGTGACTAGCAAAGTTTTGATGTGTTTATAATGGTAAGATTAGGGATGATGTTAAGaaaaggatgggaaaaaaaactgtaacactgaaaaatgGAGAATGaaagaagctttaaaatatGATTGTAGAACTCAGAACatacaaaaggagaaaaagaaaacagaaagcttaTCAATAATATGTTTATGTGGAAAATCCAAACCACCAGAATTAAAATCTTaaataacaaaacacaaaggTCTAAACAGCATTGGAAAATACATTATAACATGTTTCTTACAACAATTTCATCTGACACTGCTAATGGAAGAGGTGGTAGAACGTACATATTCAGAGATAAAAAATGAGAGTTGGTTAAAATGACTAATAATTTGAGAGCTTTAATGTATGCCTTACATGCAGAGAGTAACTTTAAGTTCCCACTCAGCTGTTACCAGTATACTTGCAGAAGGTTGAAATGATTGTTTGGATGTGGAGTGTCATTTCCTGGTGTATGAACAGTACATCCAGCTCATCAGCTGAGTAGTAAAAATTGACAAGTTTCCTGCTTGTTTTCATGAAGCTGTTGATTTTGCAAGGACTGTTTATCCCTCCAGGCCCCCTAGTCAGAAAGCAGGAGACTTACCTCCTTGTTTGCAGACTTTGTGTGATGTGAAGGCACAATGGCTGTCAGCAGCCAGAGTCTGGTGATGCCACACTTTTGTAACTGTGTTGCTGTGCTGGTACTGAAGAAAGAGTATTCCTCTTAACAGTAAATCAGAACTAGTGAAGTCCTCCCTTCAGCTTGGCCTAGTTTTGGGAAACTTGGAAATCCAGGGAAGTAAAAGGTGGGATTCTCTTCTGCAGGTTCCAACAACAAGAGAAATCACAAGAATCAAAGAGTGAAGAAGCCAGATTATAAGGTCGCCTATGTACAGCTGGTGAGTTAACAGGAATGCTTgtggggaaaaagggaagggacTGTTATCCAGCCAACGTGGAAGTAATGAATTGTCTGGCTGGCTGAATATTTCTGCCAGTCCTCtaataatgacattttctttaatatattcCAGAATGTATAAGggcatttaaatatttcagtctaAAAATCAAATTCAAACAAGTGGTTAGTTTTAAAGTCCTGTATTTGTTTGAGGTCTGTGTGTAAGTTATGGTCTGATGTCATATGGTGCTGCTTTGCCAGTGAGTTTCATGCTGACCCTGTACTCTGTGTGCTGGAAGGTTCACGACTTGTGTGGTTGATTGCTGAAACATCCAGTAAGTGAAAGAATATATTGTAAGGGTAGGGAACTTCTTATTAAAGCTTTTGGATTTCAGAGAAGACTAAGGCATATTCCTTGGAGAGCTCTTAGTCATGTTTAACAAGCATGCATTGTGGCTAAACCAGGTTCTGAAATGTATGTTGGTTGCCTAGTGGAAAAGGAGCTTCATGTTCTTACGAGTTTCTTTCATAACAGGAGCATATTATAGCTTAGACTTCTCTTGGGCTTACCTGTCTctatgtgaaaaagaaattcaacCACTGACAGAAACCCCCTTCACATACCAAAATTACATTAAAGGAATGCTATTTATGGTTGTAAAACCATAAGCTCAAAATTGCTGTTGACAATACAACCTCAGTGTTACTCCATCCTGGGACAAGGATTCAGTATGGGGAGAACACTAATCTTAAAAGACTGCATAAGACTTCATATGGACTTGGGCTTAAATTAAAGAGGCACGGACAATGGGAAACCTGATGACTTtatgatttttcaaagtttAAATGTGCTtagaatttttttctctaagcCCCTTCTGAGAATGGGAGTGAAAATGGAAGTGAGAAGTGTGTTTTTCTAGACAggcttttcatttaaaagaacagtATAAAGTACAATACTAATAGAAAGTAACAGTGTTGTATTTAGGTAAGGACTAAGcttcatttttctgtgctgatgtTAAAGGCAACCTCATCTGTCTGGGGATTTTACATTATGATGGCTAAAAAACACATTCCTTTTTCAATGAAGATTCTGTTTTGATGGGAGAATTCTCCCACCTAGATTGTCTGTGCTAGGTTTTTGTTTGCCAAAGATCAGGTATGAAAGATTAATTGAGAACACAGCTGAAGAATTGTATGCCAGGAGTGATGTTGAATCTTTAAAGTGGCTTTCTTCAAGTGTCTTTAGTAGGTGGATGCAGGCACTTTCCATTGTCTTGGCCTCCTGCTAGTgacttctttgcttttattcactTGTGTCTCTTTTGTCTGCTGAGTTAAGGAGGTAATCTGCAACCCACAGATACTCATGGGGAAAGAGTGGGAAGCAAAATGCAGCTGCACTGTGGAGCAAGCCATTCACAGTACCTTTACGTCAAACCTCTGATCCTAGAATAGTTGCCATTACCTTAAAGGTAGCTCCACAGTGGAGTGGAGCATTACTCAAACTAGCTTTTTACTGGAAGCAGTCACACAGCAGTAACTGGTCCTTCCTTCAGCCTCTCATTTTGTCTGCTGGGCAACACACAGAGTGCTCTGGTACTGTGGCTGGGGACTGCTTTCAGTATACAAGACAGCAAATGTCCCTGACTTCATTGCCCTATAGTATAGTGTCAGCATGAGTTGACATGGCAAGTTTTCCATCTGCCCTATTAATGGGATCAAGAGACCACCTTTTGGTGTTGTATTTCATTGGAAGTGAGAAAATTGTGACTGTTTACTAAACTCTTGTCATGTAACTTTGGTCTGTCCATTTCCCCCTCACCTCATTCCTGGTCTCTttgctctctcttttcctgttgttGTTGGTGCCTGTAATTCCTTTAACTTCTAGGTTTGTGTGTGTCTTCCCAcccctttctccttttgttctttgcttttcatcacTGGCTCTGCCTCAGACAATGAGCTCCCAGTTCTGTGTTCACACCAGCTTTAAACACTGGGTGAGGCCAGAAACCCAGTGTAATTTCTGAAATTGAAGGGTTTGCCTTCATTCTCATTCATGGTGTGATTTAGATTGTAACAGGCCCCATGCAGTCCATTAGGAATATCTGCCTAATTTAGGAAAGTCTTTGGTAACCACTGTAAAAACCTTATTTTCATGACAATTAGTTTGCATCTATCGTGAGTCAGAGTAGCTGGGCTTTCCCACCATTTTTaccagctgtgttttctttcattaatcCAGTTTCAAGTTAAAGCTGCTTATGACAGGAAAAATAAGGACGTTTTTGGAAGGTCTTGAGTTGATCTTTGATTTGCCCACTAGGTGGAAGTATTGCTCTTCCCAGTGTAACTTGGGCTGTTATGAGGTTTACCTGAATGAAATTGAGTATCTTCTCCAGTTTTGCTTCCCTGCTTTGTAAAACATCACCTTATGTGTTCCAGTGCAGCGTACATATCCATTAACTTACTGCAAGTGTCTCAAAGGTGGAAGGTGTATGAAGTCATAGTCAACATACCCTTAGGTGTCAGATCAGTGCCCCAGCTGTTCCACATGTAAGAATTgttgtgctttcttttccaaatactATTTCTTGGAGATTCAGAGCTGTTTACTTTATTCTCAGGCAGTAACTGGACAAATATATGGTCTGTCCAAGCATAATATTTTCACACTAAAAAAATACCTCAAATCATAGAAGGCTGTGGATCAACAATATCTTGCTATTCCAGAGCAtgtctgccttttttccccttttggaATTTAGTGAGAAAGGTTTAAGTTTTGGAGACTTACAGCCTTGGGTATCAAATGCTActtttttacattgttttatttttttaattaagacaAAGCTATATATCTTTGCAGAGTAGATGAAATGAATGTAATAACAGCAAACTCTCTCCTGACTCCAATACAGTTACAATTATCCTCatgttatttaaagaaaaaaggagaaaagaaaatcaacgGGAAACTTCACAGTTGCATCAACATtagggaaattaaaaaacaacaacatcccctcccctcctcctccttcagtgTTCTTGCTGGTTTAGCTCAACAGGTTTTAGCACCCGTGGGAGCACAACTGTAGACAAGCCTCTGGAATCCAgacctatttttaattaaacctGTTTTGAGAAATCTAATGGAGATGGCTGTAAAATGGAGTCTGACCTTGTCAACATTAGGACTAACACCTATTTAGCTGCATGAATGATGGCACTGGTGGGAACATTTTTGTAAATGCTTTCTCCTCAAACCCTGTGTAGACTATCCAGTACATTCACAATAGTTAACCTATGCACATcagatgtgatttttctttgaCATGTAGTGAATTCTGAGGAGGCTTGGATGCTTTATACACTGTCCCATTCCTGTGTGGACTTTTGAAGTTGCTTTCTGTACTGTTTGCAGCAATATTTTAATATCAGATGTTACCACTGCAACAGTAGGAGAATTGTTCAAATGCACTGAA of the Melopsittacus undulatus isolate bMelUnd1 chromosome 4, bMelUnd1.mat.Z, whole genome shotgun sequence genome contains:
- the MRPL23 gene encoding large ribosomal subunit protein uL23m isoform X1 — encoded protein: MAKIGAKRAVYPLFQLGGPQLRIFRPNFFMQAVRPGVPQPEDTVQFRISMEMTRIDVKNYLEKIYNVPVAAVRTRIQYGSNNKRNHKNQRVKKPDYKVAYVQLGQGQTFQFPNLFPEKEEDAETRSHDDFRNKYMESEKQRQEGDPRRGGVPDWF
- the MRPL23 gene encoding large ribosomal subunit protein uL23m isoform X2, whose amino-acid sequence is MAPGLPRKGLPLGYRGTHTLPAVPPDGMTRIDVKNYLEKIYNVPVAAVRTRIQYGSNNKRNHKNQRVKKPDYKVAYVQLGQGQTFQFPNLFPEKEEDAETRSHDDFRNKYMESEKQRQEGDPRRGGVPDWF